From the genome of Sinanaerobacter sp. ZZT-01:
ATGTCGGTGCTGTAAAAGCAGCTATAGAAGCTGCCAGTGCAGCTGCGTTAAAGGTAGGAAGAGTAGCGGGGACGAAAGTGATCGCCAGACCGTCTGATGATCTTGAGTCTATGATAAGAAATTACCAGACAGTTGGCTGCCCGATCTCTGAAGTTTCTCTAGACGAACAGATTGTCTTAAATGATACGCTCAAAAACGAAGAGCAGATGGAAGCAGAGATGCAGCCGGATATGAAATCAGATTTGAAAGCGGATTTCATAGAAGAATCTGATCCGCTCAGTAAAGATTCAGAGGAAAGAAAAAGATTGGATTCTGATGCACATTTAAGAGAAAATCAAGAGATAAGGGACGAAGAAAAAAAATCAAAAAAAAATGTTTCTGAAATAAAAAAAGAAAAATCAGAAGTAAAACCAAAAAATTCACAAAGAAAGTCCGCTAAAAAAAGTGGAGAAAAAACGAAAAAATAAATTAAAAACGAACACTTGTATTAAAAATGATTAATAGGAGGACATTATCATGAACGAAGCATTAGGAATGATTGAAACAAAAGGATTGGTTGGTGCAATTGAAGCAGCAGATGCTATGACAAAGTCTGCTAACGTTAAATTGATCGGATATGAAAAGATTGGATCCGGATTGGTTACTGTCATGGTTCGAGGCGATGTAGGTGCTGTAAAGGCTGCGGTTGATGCAGGCGCATGTGCTGCGGATAAAGTTGGAGAGATCGTATCTCAGCACGTTATTCCAAGACCTCATACAGATGTTGAAAACCTTCTTCCTAAGGCACTTTAAGTAATTGGAGTTCGTTATGAGTACCTTGAATATAACCAATGAAGAAGAATTAATAAAAATCATTACAAAATTGGTCATTGAGGCACTCTCTAACAA
Proteins encoded in this window:
- a CDS encoding BMC domain-containing protein → MLKSLGLIETIGLAAAITAADAAVKSANVTLVGYELVKGSGRTVIKVEGDVGAVKAAIEAASAAALKVGRVAGTKVIARPSDDLESMIRNYQTVGCPISEVSLDEQIVLNDTLKNEEQMEAEMQPDMKSDLKADFIEESDPLSKDSEERKRLDSDAHLRENQEIRDEEKKSKKNVSEIKKEKSEVKPKNSQRKSAKKSGEKTKK
- a CDS encoding BMC domain-containing protein, producing the protein MMNEALGMIETKGLVGAIEAADAMTKSANVKLIGYEKIGSGLVTVMVRGDVGAVKAAVDAGACAADKVGEIVSQHVIPRPHTDVENLLPKAL